CGATGCCAGGCGGACCTCCGGGAGGAGGACATTGATGGATGCCGTATTGGAGACGCGCGGGCTTCGCAAGAGCTACCACTTGGGCAACGAGGAAGTTCCGGTTCTGCACGGCATCGATTTCCTGTTGGGCAAGGGGGAGTACGGGGCCATCATGGGGCCCTCGGGATCGGGCAAGAGCACGCTCCTGAACATCCTCGGCTGCCTGGATCGTCCCACGGCCGGGCAATATCTGGTCGAAGGTCGCGAGGTGGGAGGATTGTCGGAAAACGAATTGGCCGACCTGCGGGCGCGGTCGATCGGATTCGTGTTCCAGTCGTTCAACCTTCTGCCGCGATTGACGCTTTGGCAGAACGTGGAGCTGCCCTTGCAGTACCTGGGGATCTCCCGTTCGGAGCGCCGCCGCCGCGTGGACGAGACCATGGCCCGCCTGGGACTTTCCGAACGCGGCAAGCACCTGCCGTTGGAAGTGTCGGGAGGGCAGCGCCAGCGCGCCGCCATCGCCCGCGCGCTGGTGAAGCAGCCCGCCATCCTCCTGGCCGACGAGCCCACCGGCAACCTGGACAGCACCACCACCTCCGAGGTTCTGAAGCTGTTCGCCGAACTCCATGCGGAAGGAAACACCATCCTCATGATCACGCATGAACGCGAGGTGGCCGATCGTGCGGCGCGCCGCTGGCATATCCTCGACGGTCGGATGAGCGAGATTTCGTGAAAACGAACTTCCACACCCGCGGCTGGATCCTGCCTGCCCGTCTGGCCATTCGCGAGCTCGCCTCCCACCGGATGCGCACCGCGGTCACGGCGTCGGCGGTGTTCTTCGGAGTGGCGGCCTTGATGGTGATGGGCGCTCTTTCGCGCGGGATGGAGGACTCCAACCGCAAGATGTACCTGCAGATGGGCGGGGCGCAGGTGCTCCAGGCGACCGCGCGCACGGCGACCTCGAACGCGGACAACGCCCGGTATTCGATGTCGCCGGGATTGCGTTTGTCGGATGTGGATGCATTGCAAAGGAACCTGCCAGGATTTGACGCGTGGGCGCCGGAGGTTTCCGTGGGCCGCGACGAGATCCAGACCGAAACCGGTCCGATCCGTGCGATGGCCACTGCATCCACCTGGAAGCGGTTCGAGATGCTTTCGCAGGAATTCGACACCACCGACGGTTTGACGGAACGCGCTTGGGAATCCGGGCGGCCCATCGCGGTGGTAGGACCCAGGGTGGCCAGCCAGGTGGTCAAGACCGGGTCCGCGCTGGGAGCGGAGATCATCGTTTCGGGAGTGAAGGTGCGGATCGTGGGAATCTTCAAGACCTCCGGAAATTTCGATCGGCGGTCCAGGGAAGTGGCCCTGCCGATTTCCTGGTACCGGTCCACCAAGGCCAACGGAGACCCGGCTCTCTCCAGCATCCGCGCGCAGGTGGCGGTGTTCGACTCCATCCCCAAGGCGCGAGAGGCCTTGCGCCGCGAGCTCATCGCTCTCCACCGGGGGATCGAGGACGTGGACCTTTCCACCAACGACGATCTGTTCGCCGACTCCCGCAAGACGCTCTTGGCCATGTCGTTGGTCACCATCCTGATTTCCTCCGTGGCCCTTCTTTCCGGCGGCGTGGGCATCCTCAACATCCAGCTGGCCTCGCTTTCCGCCCGGGTGAACGAGCTGGGCGTGTGCAAGGCCCTGGGAGCCACCTCCGGCCTGATCTTCCGACAGATGTTCCTGGAAAGCCTTCTGGTTTCCGGCGGTGGTGGGATCCTCGGTTGCCTGGCGGGCCTGGTGCCGGGATTGGTCATGAAGGGAATGCTGCCCTGGACGCCGCGCCTTTCTGTGGCGGATTTTGTCATGGGCGTGGCGATTTCCTTCGGGCTGGGGACCTTTGCCGGCCTGCTTCCGGCCATCCGTGCCGCCCGGCTGGATCCAGTGGAAGCGATGCGCGCATGAAAGGGATCCTGTCTTCGATCTTCCTGGGCGTGGTGTCGGCGTTCCGGGAGATCCGCTCGCAGCCTCTCCGTGCCTTGCTCTCCATGACGGGCGTAGCCCTTGCCGTGGCCGCGTTGGCGGCCCTTCTTTCCTTCGTCGCGGGCTTGCAGGCGGTGGTGAAGGAATCCGTCACCGACATGGGCGGGCTGGGGCGCGTGGGTGTGCAGACCCAGGAACCCACCAGCGCTTTGGAAGCGAGGACCTTTTCCCGATCGCCCGGTCTGCGCCAAAGCGACGGCGATACGATCGAATCGATTCTTTCCGGCGAGGTCGTCCAGCTGCGGACCGCGGGCATGTGGCAGAAGGTCACCTACCTGGGCGAGCCGACGCGAGCCTATCTGATGGGGTGCGATCGCGATTACCTGGTGAAGGACATCCAGGCGATCCTGCAGGAGGGTGCGATGCCCTCCGTGGCCGATTTCGAATCCGGAGCGCAGGTGGCCTTGGTGGCGGGAACCCTGGCCGACCAATGGAACGCCAAGGCGGCCACCAAAGGCGCGAGCCTGGTGGGATCCCGCGTGGCCATCGGCGGCGTGATGTTCGATGTGGTGGGGATGTTCAAGTACCGCCGCAGCGCCTGGGGCAGAAACGCCGTCACGGTGGCCATTCCCTGGAAGACCTGGCAGCACCATTTCCAAGGTTCGGAAGGATCGACTTCCTCCTTGCAACTTCGCTTGGAAGAACCGGATTCCGTCCCGCAGGGGATCCGTCGGCTCAAGACCGTGCTGCTGGGGGAACACCGGGGCGCGGAGGATTTCACCTTCCAGCAATTCGATTTCCTGGAGAAGTTCTCCTCGATGATCGGGAACATTTCCATGCTGTTGGGCATCGTCGCTGGATTGTCGCTTTCTGTCGGTGCTCTGGGGATTTTCAACACCATGCTCGCCGGATTGAACGAGCGCATCCGCGAGATCGGGGTGCGCAAGGCCCTTGGCGCGCGCCCCTTCCAGATCGGGGTCCAGTTCCTGGTGGAATCCGTCGCGTTGTGCACCTTGGGGGGACTGGCCGGCATGGGGATCGGAGCCATCCCGGCGATCTTCGGCAACGAGCTGAAGGATCTGATTTCGGTGAAGCCGGTGTTCACCATGGCGCCCGTGCTGGGGGCGATGTCGCTTTCCATCGCGGTGGGCATCCTGGCGGGATTGTGGCCTGCGTTGCGGGCGGCGAAGCTTTCGACCGTGGAAGCCTTGCGCTACGAGTGAGGCCCTGGATGCGCCATGACGGGAATTGACGTCACGTGTGCATCCGCATCTGGGCGAACAGGCGTTCGAACTGGGCCTTCAATGCGGGCGCCGCTTCGCGGATCGCCGTGGAATCGTTCGCCTCCACCGACTCTTCCAGGCTTTCCAGGGTGCGGCGGATTTCCTCGCCGCCGACATTGGAAACGGCGCCCTTCAATGCGTGGGCCAGTCTTTTGATCTCGACGATATTGGAGGAAACCAGGCTGGCTTCCAGCCGGGCGGCTTGCACGGGGATCTGATCGAGCGAGGAGCGGAGGATCTTCCGGGCCAGTTTCTCTTCGCCCAACATGCGTTCCACCAGACCGGGCCAATCGAAGACCGGTGGGGAGTCCGATGGCGTCGGAATTTGTCCCGATGGCTCGATCGCGGATGCCGTCGCGGACAAGCTTTCCTCGGGGAGCCACTTGTCCAGCGCTTCGGACAGCGCCTGCGGCGAGACCGGTTTGGAGACGTAGTCGTTCATCCCCGCGTCCAGGCAGCGCTCGCGATCGCCCTGCATGGCGTTGGCGGTCATGGCGACCACGGGGATGTTCCGGTCCAGCACCGGAGAGTGGGGGGCGCGGATCAGGCGGGTCGCGGCGAAGCCGTCGAGCTCCGGCATCTGCACATCCATCAGCACCAGATCGTAGGGGAATTGCTCGAGGGCTTGCAGCGCCTCCTTGCCATTGGCGACGGCATCCACCCGCAGCCCGAGATTTTCCAGGATGCCCGTGGCCACCATCTGATTGGTGATGTTGTCCTCGGCCAGCAGGATCCGCAGCGTACGCCGGCGCAGATTCCCCAGGGAGCGGATGATGGTCCGATCAGGCGGGGTTGCGTAGGACGTGGTGGTCCGGGCGAGGCAAACCGTGAACCAGAATTCGGCGCCCTCGCCTTCCTCGCTGGTCAGGCCGATTTCGCCGCCCATCAGACAGGCCAACTGTTTGGAAATGGCCAATCCGAGTCCCGTGCCGCCGAATTGGCGCGTGGTGGAGGCGTCGACTTGGGTGAACTTCTGGAAGAGCAAGGCCTGCTTGTCCTTGGGGATTCCGATTCCCGTGTCCCTCACCAGGAAGCGGAGGAACACATCGTGATCCGACTGGCTTTCCAGGTCCGCTCGCAGGAGGATCCGCCCCCTTTGCGTGAATTTTACGGCGTTGCCCATCAGATTCAACAGAATCTGTCGGAGGCGTCCGGAGTCGCCGCGCAGGTTGGCGGGGATGTCGGGGGACACCTCGGCTTGGAATTCCAGCCCCTTGTCGCGGATGCGTGGCGAGAGCGAGGTGGCCAGATCATCGACCAGCTCCCTCAGGTTGAAATCCAGGAACTCCAGTTGGAGCTTGCCGGCCTCGATCTTGGAAACATCGAGGATGTCGTTGATCAGAGAAAGCAAGGATTCGGCGCTTTGGCGGATGATTTCCGCGAACCTGCGCTGCTCGTTGTCCAGGCGGGTGTCCAGAAGCAGTCCGGTCATTCCCAGAACGCCGTTCATCGGAGTGCGGATCTCGTGGCTCATGTTCGCCAGGAATTCGCTCTTGGCCATGGAGGCGGATTCCGCCCTGACCGTCAACTCGTTGGCGCGCAGGTTGGCTTCCTGCAAATCCGCGTTGGCATCGAGCAATTTGGCCTCCGCGAGCTTGTTGTCGGTGATGTCCCAGTTGGTTCCGATCAGGCGGGTCGGCCGGCCATCGCCGTCGTGGTGGACCAGGGAAACCGCTCGGATATGCCGGATCGTGCCATCGGGCCAAAGCACCCGAAATTCCGTATCGAATTCCTTTTCGCCTCGGATGGCCTGCTGGACCTCGGCATCGCTGCGTTCGCGGTCCTCCGGATGCACCCCCGTTTTCCAGGTGTCGTAGGCGCCGGCGAAGGATTCCGGCGGGATTCCGTAGAGGCGGAACATCTGTTCGTCCCAAACCAGTCGGCCGTTGAGCAGATCGTACTCCCAGATTCCCACCCCTCCTGCCCGGGTGGCCAGCGAAAGGCGATCGGTCATTTCCAACGCCTCCCGGATGGAACGATCCGCGATGGCCCGGGCATGGGCTTTGGTGTTGACGACGGTCCACATCAGTCCCAGCAGCAAGAAGGAGATCGCGATCCCGCCGCCCAGAACCAACCAGGCACTCTGGTAATCGTGCCACGGGTGCGCCTCGCCACGTTGCAGGAGCCGCAAGGTCCAGCGGCGTTGGGCGAACTCGAGTGGATACAGTCGTTCCATGTCGACGATGCGCGAGGATCCGGAATCGTCTGTCGGGTGCGATTTGTACAGCAGGGAATTCGGCGAAGCGGAGTCGCCGTCGTACACCTCCAGGAGGATGGCGTGGGCTCGACCTTTCTTGTCCCATCCTCTCAGCGCACCCTGGATCATGTCCGTCATGCGGTAAGGGCTGTAGACCCAGCCCTTCAGCGCCACGCGTCTCTCCGATGCCGTGGTGATCGGCATTTGCTGGTGGTAGACCGGCATGTACATCAGGACGCCCGCCTGGATGTCTTTGCTGGTCTCCTGCACCAATGTGACTTTGCCCGAAAGAACAGGGTCATTCTCGTCGCGCGCGCGTTCCATCGTCTGGCGCCGCACCGGCTCGGCGAGCATGTCGTACCCGAAAGCGCGCAGGTTGCGCCCTTCGAACGGCTCCAGGTAGACGATGGAAGAGTACAGGTCGCGCATGCCCGATGGATGGAGGGTGTAAGCGGGGAAGCCTTCCGCTCGTATGGCTTTGGTGTGGGCGTCCAACTGGTCGGGGCGCAAGGCCATCGCGAATCCGATCCCTTGGGTCCCCGGAAGGAATTCGTCGAGGTGCAGGTTCCGCGAGAAGGTGTTCCAGTCAGATCTTGTCACCGTGTCCGAAGCGTGGAACAGGGCCGCCCCGGCGTGCAGGATCTGCGTGTTGGCGGCCAGGCGGGAGGCGATGTTCGAGCGGATTTCGTTGCAGGCGAACTCGAACTCGCGATCGGCGGAAACCTGGGCATCCCGCATGACCACCCAAGCCGCGCCGATGGAGAGACCGATGCCCACGGCCAAGGAACACCATGCCCACCAGGGGATGGTGATTCGAGTCGTCAGTGGTGCTGGAGAAACTCCCATGCTGCGAAGTCCCGCTTTCCAAGGGGGCGCAGGTAGGACAGGGTGGTTCCCCGACTCCGGACGCCGTGTCTAGAATTCAGGAGATGATCTTCGCATTCGCGTGGAGGCGTCGCTCGGTGCATCTGCGAGAGTGCAGCCCGGGGAAGCCAGGGAAATCTCAGGCGGGGAGGGCTCGCTTGGGGGTGCGTTTGCCGCTGGTGTCGGATGAGCCAAGTTCTTGAGAGGGGGTGGCGAAGACGTTGGATGCCGGAGTTTCCCGCAGCGGAGACTTTCCGACAAACACGTTCAAGGTCGTGCGCTCCAGAAAGGCGAGGTGCTCGCCTTCCAAGCGAGTAAGCTCGTCGTGGAGCGGGCAGGGGTTGCCGTTGCCGCACCAGCCAGGGCCGTACGCGCAGCGTTCGTCGGATTCCACCCGCTGGAAAACGCTGACGATTTCCGATAACTTGATTTCACGCGGCGCACGAGCGAGGATGTATCCGCCGTGCGGCCCCGGTGTCCCCTCCACCAAGCCCATCTGGGCGAGTTGCACCAGAATGCGGGCGGCCAGAGGCTTGGAGATGCCGCGGATCTTGGAGGCTTCCTGCGAGGTGGTGCGCGTCTTGGCGGTCCAGCGCTCGGCCAGAAGGGAGGCGATCGCGATCGCGTTGGAGGAGGTGCGTCCGTAACTCGACATGGTCGAACAAAAATAGATCGTTGAATCTATTTGCGAGCAAACCAGTCGAAGCGACGGGGACCTATTTTTCCGCCATGGAAACCAAACGCTACGGCTTCGAGGATCTCCGCGCCATCATGGCTCGCCTGCGGGCGCCGGACGGCTGCCCCTGGGACAAGGAGCAGACCCACGAGAGCATCAAGGAATACTTCCTGGAAGAGGTCTACGAGTTCTTGGAAGCGGTGGAGGAGGGGAGCGTTCCGCACATGCGCGAAGAGCTGGGCGACTTGTTGCTCCAGGTGGTGTTCCACGCGCAGATGGCCTCCGAGCAGGATCACTACGACATCGACGACGTGATCCACGAGCTTTCCGACAAACTGGTGCGCCGCCACCCCCATGTGTTCGGCGAAATGGCCGTGGCGGATGCCGACGAGGTCGTGGTGAACTGGGAGGCGATCAAGAACGCCGAAAAAGGCAAGGAAGCGCGCAAGAGCCGGCTCGACGGAATCCCCGTCAACTACCCCGCCTTGATGAAAGCCAAGAAGCTCCAGGTGCGCGCGGCCAAGGACGGCTTCGATTGGCCCGATGCCGCTCCCATTTGGGAAAAGCTGTCCGAGGAAATCGCGGAAGTCAAGGAGGCGATTTCCGAAAACGATTCCGACCACCTGGAAGACGAGGTCGGCGACCTGTTTTTCGTGGCCGTGAACCTGGCCCGCAAGCTGGGCGTGGATCCGGAAATCGCCCTGCAGCGGGCCAACCGCAAGTTCGAGTCGCGCTACCGCGGCATGGAGCGTCTGGTGGAAGAGCGTGGCCAGAAATTGTCTGATCTTGACTTGGCGGCGCAGGATGTGTTGTGGGGAGAGGTGAAGCGGGGCGGCTAGCGCCTTGTCACTGCGTTTGGCCTTTCTCGGCTCCCGCCGAGGGTGGGCCGGACGCGGGTCCGGTTGCCGTTTTCCGGGTGCGGACCCGGGGCCGTATTCACGGGGCTGTCGCGCCCCGTGACCCGCGACCAGAGGGACTGACGCCGTCCCTCTGGACTCCCGCGCCGGGGGCCGCGCCCTGGAACGGCCATGCCTGCCCCGCCACGGTAGGGCCGCAAAAGGCTGTGTCTCTGACGTGGAGATGGCATCAGGGGCGCGATCGGTATCGCCGATGATTTGGCCGTTCCAATATGCTTGCCCCCGGTCCCCCGCCAATTCGGTGTGTCAGCATCCGGGCTGCCAGTTGCAGCTCATTCCCCTCCTTTGGAGGGGTGCCTCGGAGAGGCGGGGTGGTCGGCTCTGGCACTGGTTGCCAATTTCCGGCATCGCTTCGCTGGCCGGTTGTGGGCTGGGCGGGTGTGGCTTGGGAAAGCCGCCGTTCCCTGAGTGCTTCTCGGAGCGAAGCGGAGAGAAGTGTATCGAAGGGCGGCGGCGTAGGCCGTTGTATCGACAACTGCGGCAATTGGGGCCTCGGCTGGGCGCCGCAAGCGCCAAGGGTGGTGGTGGGTCGGAAAGGTTGGATGTGTAGGCAAGCTGGAGACAATAGGGGTGGAAATCTCTTCCCGGAGGAGGTCACCAACAATTTCCATCTTTCCAGCAGTCTGACCTTCCTCTCCACTCCACCGGACCACCTATGCACAAGCTCTGTCTGCTGATCGCTACCCTCGCACTGCCCGCTGTGGCCCAGAATGCCTTGGTCAATGGGGGTTTCGAGAAGGGACTGGATGGCTGGGCCGTTTGGGGTGGCCAGGTCACCAAGGAGGCTCGTAGTGGAGGCCTCGCCTGCCAAGTGGTGTTGGCCAACCCCGCCTGGGCCGGGGTCAGCCAGAGCGTGGCGGTGCCGGAAGGCATGAAATCCGTACGGGTGAGCGGCTGGTTGGAATCGATCGGCATCCGAGGGGGCAAGGAGAACTGGGAGCGCGGACGGATTTCGGTGGAGCTCTTCGGCGCCAAGGGCGATACCGTGGGCGGAAATCTCTTGGCCGTGGGCCAGGTGCGTGGCAAGATGGGATGGACCCGTATGGAACGGACCTATCCGCTGCCCCCGGAGGCAAAAACCGTCAAGGTCGGTTGTGCCTTGGGGAACTCCACCGGGACGCTGCATTGCGACGATCTGTCGGTGGAATTTCTGCCCTGAGCATCGCGCGCCGCGACCAGGCGGCGACTTCGGGTGGGTCAGTAGGTGGCGGCGCTTCCACGTTGGCTCATCGGAAGAATGAACCAGTCGCCTGACTCCAGAAATTGACTTTCGGAGGGGAGGAGATTGAATTGCGAGCATTCGCCGATCGGCGTGCAGACCTGGATCCGGCAGGAATTCCGCTGGATTTTGAGAAGGGAAAGTTCAGGGTCGTCCCTGTCCAGGAAATTCTGCGGCGGAAGATCGGGCATGAAGGCCCTGGCCTCGTCATTGTAGCAGAAATCGTGTGACGGGCCGAAGGGGCCGCCGATGGCTGTTCCGAACCTCAGGTGGGATTCGATGCGCTTGATGAAAAATTTCGCATCGGTGTTGTAGGTCAATGTGTCTGAGTACTGCTTCGGGCCGACCACGATCTTGGCGACAGTGTCGATTTTGTGGTTGGCCAGTCTGCAATACCAGAGCGTATCGACGATGCTGTCCTTCTCGTTGAAAAACACGAAACGTTTCGAATATGGTGAGCTCGGCTGGGAAGGCTGGGTCGATGTATCGATCGGATCCCAGGATGGCTTCGTGGAGCTCGTGGTGGATTGGCAGCTCTGCAACACGATGAACGCGGTCATCGCGAAGAAAATGACGGGTTTCGTTTTCATGCCTAAGTCCGTTCAAAAATTGTCTGTCCCCCGGCGGGGGCGTATGGACATACGCCCATTCCCTCAATAGAATCGACCCACCGCCACCCATGCGTCCCTACGGGTAGGCGTTTCCCTAGTGCGCGATCACGCCCTTGTCCTTGATCGATTTGTGGAGGCGTTCCACCTGCAGGCAGAAAGCCTCCACGCGGGTGTCCACGATCTGGGGGAACGGGTTGCCGTCGGACTCGATGGACAGGAAGGGCAGCTGGAGGACTTCGTCGGGGAAGGAGTGCTTCTTGCCCATCGCCTTGTCCAGGCGCTTTTTCGTGATCGACGACGTGTCCGAAGCGATCACCGATTCGATGATGCGCGTGGGCATGCAGGCGAAGGGCCCGATCGAGACCAGGCCGTGCGCATGCGTGGGGAGTTCCTTCCAGAAGGATCCCACCACCAAGAGCGCCTCGCCCGTGAACCGAACGTCGAAATACTTCTTGGCGTATTCCACGATGCCGGGGATGTCCAAAAGCTCGTACTCGTAGAAGCCCGAGCGCGAGAGCGCCCGCTTGATCTTCTTCTCGTAGCCGCGCTGCAGGAACATCTTGATCTTGTGCGTGGCGCGCTTTTTCATGCCGAACTTGTTTTCCCAGATGTCCTGATCGACATTCCAGTCCGAGTACGCGAGGTATTCGTAGACGTGGGCGCGCTTGGCCAGGATGCCCCGTTTGGCGAAACGCTCGGACAGATCCTGGCAGGAGAACTCGTCGCGGCGCACGTACATCTCGCCGGTGAGCGACACCTTCGGGACGTCCTTGATGTCCTTCTTGCGGGGGATGCGGTGCAATTCCCGCGCGACGTCGGCCACCAGCTCGAAGAGCTTCTCGCCGCGCTTTTCGCGGAAGCAGCGCAGGATGCGGTCCCACTGGTGGTCGAACACCTTCTGCGCGGCCACCGGGTCCACGGCCAAGACGTCGATGGCCATGCGCACGTCTTCCATCACGTCCGACAGGATGATCGACTTCAGCGCGTTGAGCACGTCCGAGGTGGCCAAGCCACCGTAGCCGTTGGTGTTGGACAAGGACAGGAACGCCACGTTCTTGATCTTGTGCTTGGCCACGAGCTTTCGCAGGTACACGTTGTACTGCGTGAGACGGCAGCCGCCGGCGGAGGTGGGCATGAAGAACACAAGGTGTTCACCGGCCTCGGCGCGGTCGCGCAGGTACCGCAGAAGGCTTCCGCACACCAGCTGCAACGGAAGGCATTCCTTGCAGGAGCTGTGGCCGCGGCCCAGTCGCAGCACGTCCACGTCCGGCATGGCCAGAGGCGTGGCGCGGAATCCGATCCCGTTGAAGATCGCCGCGATCCCGGTGGTTCCCAAGGTTCCCATGGAAGGGAAGATCATGTGGACCTTCGGGTCTTCCTTCATGCAGGTTTCCACGCCCTCGGAGCTGACGAACCAGCCACGCCCGTCGTGGATGCGGATTTCGGCCGGCACGAACGGGATTTCCGGTTCGGAGGGCTTCCAGACCTGACGGAACTTGTCGACAATGTCCAGGAAGGCCTCGATGCGGGTGTTCACGCCCGCGTCGGCCGAGTGGCTGTCCAGTTCCAGGGTCAGGGACGGTTTCTCGCCCTGGTAGTCGCGGAAGTAGCCCACCAAAAACGCGTCCGGTCCGCAGGAGAAATTGGTCACCCACGTGCCGAACAGCTGCGGGTGGCGGGCCACCACCTGGGCGGCGCGCAACAGATTCTGTCCGATCGCCCAATTGATGTCCGGATCCACCGGCTCGTCCGCCCAGGCCAGGGCGTCCCAGGGGATCACGTCCACGCCGCGGGAGGCGAACTTGGCCGGAATGCCCAGGTTCCCTTCCTTGGCGAAGGCGTTGTAGGGGCGCCCGAACAGCACCACGGCCATGCGCTTGGGGTCGGCTTCCAATCGTTCCAGGATGCGTTGGCCTTCGCGGCGCATCTCGCGCACGAAGGAGTCCTGGGCGGATGCTCCCGCACGGGCGGCGTCGCGGCCCTGCGAACGGCTGCGTCCCATCTGGACGGCCAAGGCCTCGAAGATGGGGATCTGGGTGTCGTACCCCTTGGAGAAGTCGATCTCCGGTTCCAGCACCTTGCTCTTGGCCAGATCCTGTCGGAAGGTCTGCTGGAGCCAGTAGGATTCGCTCATCACCAACAAGCAGGTGGATTGCCAGGCGCGGTCGCCGTTGCCGCCGGGAACCGGCAGCGAGAAGACCTTGGGCAAAAACACCCAGTCGATCTCCTTGTGCAGCAGGTTGGCCAGCGTGCCGTGGGCGATCTCGGCGGGATAGCAGAACTCGGTGTGCTTGCGGCGCAGGCCTTCTTCGTCCACACCGTCGGAGAGCACGATCTCGCAGCCCAGTTCACCGAAGAACGCCGACCAGAACGGATGGAGCTGGTTGGTGAGAAACGATCGCGGGATGCCCACCTTCGGGCGGTCCTTGTGCGAGCTGTTGGCCGGTTGCGGGGCGAAAACCAATTCCTGTCTGCGCTCCACGAAGTCGTGGAGGGTGCGGTCGGTCTTGCCGCTGCGGGCCACGTCGTAGTACTTGTAGCAGGCGCCGCCGAAGGGATGGCGCTTGCCGTTGATGGACAGCATCGCGATCTCGCAACCGCGGTCGCACTTTTCCGCGCCGCCTCGGCAGATGAACGGATTGAGCCTCTCCACTTCGCGCGCGGCCAGCTCGGAAAGCGAGTAGGAGCCCTTCTCCAGCGCTCCGCGCTCCATGCGCTCCTTGGCTTCCAAGGCCACGCCGAACGCGCCCATCAGGCCTGGACTGGGAGGAACGATGATCT
This DNA window, taken from Fibrobacterota bacterium, encodes the following:
- a CDS encoding activase, translated to MKRIPDPIILMSMTGPSATSRRSIGVCLGASTLQACELLEQPGKGVQVHRTQVASHDGDPRLVLRNLLDSWNAVDADSILFTGRKLRRRLAADSIAEPEALEWALTFLRAELGYTAPITALASLGAENFVVYKLDGADHVSSVETGSKCASGTGEFFLQQVGRMAVAPEKAVELAKGEEPYKVSGRCSVFCKSDCTHALNKGIPVGRVSAGLCRMMADKVLQLLEKADSSGALVVGGVTKNDVIVDHLKTDLPGVSIPPHSDCFEALGVAFRALREGAPKYDPDNLFVETRTSFEFLPAISEGESLVRFAPSTAGTVVEGDECVVGLDVGSTTTKAVVLRMSDDAVLASIYLRTNGDPIGASRRCYEALYEQVGDAAKIVGISTTGSGRHIAGLHAGTPAVINEIVAHATGAAHFDPEVDTIFEIGGQDAKYTHLTGGVPSDYAMNEACSAGTGSFLEEAARESLRIPTEDIGAAALSATRSPNFSDQCSAFIGSDIKTAVQEGLTREEIAAGLVYSICQNYVNRVKGQRTVGRKVFMQGGVCYNKAVPLAMATLLGKEIIVPPSPGLMGAFGVALEAKERMERGALEKGSYSLSELAAREVERLNPFICRGGAEKCDRGCEIAMLSINGKRHPFGGACYKYYDVARSGKTDRTLHDFVERRQELVFAPQPANSSHKDRPKVGIPRSFLTNQLHPFWSAFFGELGCEIVLSDGVDEEGLRRKHTEFCYPAEIAHGTLANLLHKEIDWVFLPKVFSLPVPGGNGDRAWQSTCLLVMSESYWLQQTFRQDLAKSKVLEPEIDFSKGYDTQIPIFEALAVQMGRSRSQGRDAARAGASAQDSFVREMRREGQRILERLEADPKRMAVVLFGRPYNAFAKEGNLGIPAKFASRGVDVIPWDALAWADEPVDPDINWAIGQNLLRAAQVVARHPQLFGTWVTNFSCGPDAFLVGYFRDYQGEKPSLTLELDSHSADAGVNTRIEAFLDIVDKFRQVWKPSEPEIPFVPAEIRIHDGRGWFVSSEGVETCMKEDPKVHMIFPSMGTLGTTGIAAIFNGIGFRATPLAMPDVDVLRLGRGHSSCKECLPLQLVCGSLLRYLRDRAEAGEHLVFFMPTSAGGCRLTQYNVYLRKLVAKHKIKNVAFLSLSNTNGYGGLATSDVLNALKSIILSDVMEDVRMAIDVLAVDPVAAQKVFDHQWDRILRCFREKRGEKLFELVADVARELHRIPRKKDIKDVPKVSLTGEMYVRRDEFSCQDLSERFAKRGILAKRAHVYEYLAYSDWNVDQDIWENKFGMKKRATHKIKMFLQRGYEKKIKRALSRSGFYEYELLDIPGIVEYAKKYFDVRFTGEALLVVGSFWKELPTHAHGLVSIGPFACMPTRIIESVIASDTSSITKKRLDKAMGKKHSFPDEVLQLPFLSIESDGNPFPQIVDTRVEAFCLQVERLHKSIKDKGVIAH